The proteins below come from a single Notamacropus eugenii isolate mMacEug1 chromosome 7, mMacEug1.pri_v2, whole genome shotgun sequence genomic window:
- the LOC140514896 gene encoding olfactory receptor 4F3/4F16/4F29-like, translated as MNRVNHTEVSEFVFLGLTNSWDIQLLLFVFSSAFYLASMLGNSLIVFTVTSDPHLHSPMYFLLANLSFIDLGISSVTSPKMICDLFRKHKVISFSGCITQIFFIHLIGGVEMVLLIAMAFDRYVAICKPLHYLIIMCPRMCTLLLAAAWVIGFIHSVVQMAFVINLPFCGPNELDSFYCDLPRFIKLACTDTYGLQFMVTANSGFMSIGVFLILIISYLFILFTVQKHSSSDSSKALSTLSSHIIVVILFFGPIFFFYVWPFNKSHLDKFLAIFDVILTPFLNPVIYTLRNKEMKLAMRRVCSQLVSFRKIS; from the coding sequence ATGAACAGAGTGAATCACACTGAAGTATCTGAATTTGTGTTCTTGGGACTCACCAATTCTTGGGATATTCAGCTCCTGCTCTTTGTGTTTTCCTCAGCTTTCTACTTGGCAAGCATGCTGGGAAATTCCCTCATTGTGTTCACAGTGACTTCTGACCCTCACTTACACTCTCCCATGTACTTCCTGCTGGCCAACCTTTCCTTCATCGACTTGGGGATTTCTTCTGTCACTTCCCCTAAGATGATATGTGACCTTTTCAGAAAACACAAGGTCATTTCATTCTCTGGCTGCATCACCCAGATATTCTTTATTCACTTGATTGGTGGTGTTGAAATGGTGCTACTTATAGCCATGGCCTTTGACAGATATGTAGCCATATGTAAGCCTCTCCATTATCTGATTATTATGTGTCCAAGAATGTGCACTTTGCTACTGGCTGCTGCCTGGGTTATTGGCTTCATCCATTCAGTGGTCCAAATGGCTTTTGTAATTAACTTGCCCTTCTGTGGTCCCAATGAACTGGATAGTTTTTATTGTGATCTCCCTCGGTTCATCAAACTTGCCTGCACAGACACATACGGACTTCAGTTCATGGTCACTGCCAACAGTGGTTTCATGTCTATAGGTGTCTTTCTCATTTTGATTATATCCTACCTTTTCATCCTATTCACTGTTCAAAAACATTCATCAAGTGATTCTTCTAAGGCTCTCTCCACTCTTTCATCTCACATCATCGTggtgattttgttttttggtccaattttctttttctatgtatGGCCATTTAACAAATCTCACCTGGACAAATTTCTTGCTATCTTTGATGTAATTCTGACTCCCTTTCTGAATCCAGTCATCTACACACTAAGGAACAAAGAGATGAAGTTGGCAATGAGAAGAGTGTGTAGTCAGCTTGTGAGTTTCAGGAAAATCTCTTAA
- the LOC140513178 gene encoding olfactory receptor 4F3/4F16/4F29-like has translation MDRGNHTAVSEFVFLGLSNSWNIQLLLFVIASVFFLASILGNTLIMFTVASDPHLHSPMYFLLANLSFIDLGISSATSPKMMCDLFKKHKVISFSGCITQMFFIHLIGAVEMVLLIAMAFDRYVAICKPLHYLIIMCPRMCTLLLVAAWVIGFIHSVVQMAFVINLPFCGPNELDSFYCDLPRFIKLACTDTYRLDVMITVNSGFMSIGVFLILIISYIFILVTVQKTSSGGSSKALSTLSSHITVVILFFIPCFSFYTWPFNPSHLDKYLAIFDLVVIPFLNPVIYTLRNKDMKLAMRRVCSQLVSFSNIS, from the coding sequence ATGGACAGAGGGAATCACACTGCAGTATCTGAGTTTGTATTCCTTGGACTTTCCAATTCTTGGAATATTCAACTTCTGCTCTTtgtgattgcctcagttttcttcttggCAAGCATCCTGGGAAACACCCTCATTATGTTCACTGTGGCTTCTGACCCTCATTTACACTCTCCCATGTATTTCCTGTTGGCCAACCTCTCCTTTATTGACTTGGGGATTTCCTCTGCCACCTCCCCTAAGATGATGTGTGACCTTTTCAAAAAGCACAAAGTCATTTCATTCTCTGGCTGTATCACCCAGATGTTCTTTATTCACTTGATAGGTGCTGTTGAGATGGTGCTGCTTATAGCCATGGCCTTTGACAGATATGTAGCCATATGTAAGCCTCTCCATTATCTGATTATTATGTGTCCAAGAATGTGCACTTTGCTATTGGTTGCTGCCTGGGTTATTGGCTTCATCCATTCAGTGGTCCAAATGGCTTTTGTAATTAACTTGCCCTTTTGTGGTCCCAATGAGCTGGACAGTTTTTATTGTGATCTCCCTCGGTTCATCAAACTTGCCTGTACTGATACATATAGACTAGATGTCATGATCACTGTCAATAGTGGCTTCATGTCTATAGGTGTCTTCCTCATCTTGATCATATCTTACATTTTCATTCTAGTCACTGTTCAAAAGACTTCATCAGGTGGTTCATCTAAAGCTCTCTCTACTCTTTCATCTCACATCACTGTGGTGATTTTGTTCTTTATTCCATGCTTCTCTTTCTATACATGGCCATTCAACCCATCACACTTAGATAAATATCTTGCTATCTTTGATTTAGTTGTGATTCCCTTTTTAAATCCAGTAATCTACACACTCAGAAACAAAGATATGAAGTTGGCAATGAGGAGAGTCTGCAGTCAGCTTGTGAGTTTCAGTAACATCTCCTAA
- the LOC140514861 gene encoding olfactory receptor 4F3/4F16/4F29-like, which yields MDRVNHTEVSEFVFLGLTNSWDIQLLLFVFSSAFYLASMLGNSLIVFTVTSDPHLHSPMYFLLANLSFIDLGISSVTSPKMICDLFRKHKVISFSGCITQIFFIHLIGGVEMVLLIAMAFDRYVAICKPLHYLIIMCPRMCTLLLAAAWIIGLIHSVVQMAFVINLPFCGPNKLDSFYCDLPRFIKLACTDTYRLQFMVTANSGFMSLGVFLILIISYIFILITVQKHSSSGSSKALSTLSSHIIVVILFFGPIIFFYAWPFNTSHLDKFFAIFDAILTPFLNPVIYTLRNKEMKMAMRRVCSQLVSFRKIS from the coding sequence ATGGACAGAGTGAATCACACTGAAGTATCTGAATTTGTGTTCTTGGGACTCACCAATTCTTGGGATATTCAGCTCCTGCTCTTTGTGTTTTCCTCAGCTTTCTACTTGGCAAGCATGCTGGGAAATTCCCTCATTGTGTTCACAGTGACTTCTGACCCTCACTTACACTCTCCCATGTACTTCCTGCTGGCCAACCTTTCCTTCATCGACTTGGGGATTTCTTCTGTCACTTCCCCTAAGATGATATGTGACCTTTTCAGAAAACACAAGGTCATTTCATTCTCTGGCTGCATCACCCAGATATTCTTTATTCACTTGATTGGTGGTGTTGAGATGGTGCTGCTTATAGCCATGGCCTTTGATAGATATGTAGCCATATGTAAGCCTCTCCATTATCTGATTATTATGTGTCCAAGAATGTGCACTTTACTTCTGGCTGCTGCCTGGATCATTGGCCTCATCCACTCAGTGGTCCAAATGGCTTTTGTAATTAACTTGCCCTTCTGTGGTCCCAATAAGCTGGATAGTTTTTATTGTGATCTCCCTAGGTTCATCAAACTTGCCTGCACGGACACATACAGACTTCAGTTCATGGTCACTGCCAATAGTGGCTTCATGTCCTTAGgtgtttttctcattttgatcATCTCCTATATTTTCATCCTCATCACTGTTCAAAAGCATTCATCAAGTGGTTCTTCTAAGGCTCTCTCTACTCTTTCATCTCACATCATTGTggtgattttgttttttggtccAATTATCTTTTTCTATGCATGGCCATTTAACACATCTCACCTGGACAAATTTTTTGCTATCTTTGATGCAATTCTGACTCCCTTTCTGAATCCAGTTATCTACACTCTAAGGAACAAAGAGATGAAGATGGCAATGAGAAGAGTGTGTAGTCAGCTTGTGAGTTTCAGGAAAATCTCTTAA